The Cyclobacterium amurskyense genome contains the following window.
AAGAAGAGGTATAACCCTCAGATTTCTGCTGTGTATCAGCCAGAGAAATCCTACTAAAACTTTCCCATTGATTGATTTTGGGTGTCAAAGTAAAGATCAGAACCGTAGCAATGGTTGCGGCCAATATCACTGTCAATAAGGCTGCAAACAGTTTCCCGGAACTTACAAAAGTAAAGTCAAACTGTTCATTTGGCAGCATACCCATTGTTAAACCGGAAAGAATACAGACAATCCCCAGAATTCCAAATACCCCAAAGCCCGGTACGACAAATATTTCCAGGGCCAATAAGACTATCCCTACTATAAAGACCACCAATTCCCAATTGCTTGCGAGACCTGTAAGGTAATAGGGGATAAAATACAATAGCATGGCTATAGCACTTGCCGCAAGCGGAAAACCTATACCTGGTGTTTGTATCTCAAAATAAATCCCAGCAAAAATGATCAAAATCAGAAACCCACTTACCGCCGGATTGAGAAAAAGAGAAATGATGTCTTCAGTAGCTGAAGGAGAATATTTGTAGATCTCATAGTTTGTTAGCCCATATCTAGCAACAATTTCCTCAATAGAAGAAACCTGAGCTTCACAAAAACCATTTTCTATAGCCTCAGAGACAGAGAAGGTAATGACTTCTCCACTTTTAGAAACTCCTTCAACCTCAATATTTTCATCTACCATGGCTTCAGCAATTTGAGGATTCCTCCCCCTAGCCTCAGCAGTACTTCTCATCATTGAACGCATATAAGACTGGTATTTGTCCGGCGCAGCCTCACCTGAGCCCCCCATCACCACTGTAGCAGCCCCGATACTTCCTCCTTTTGCCATATAAATACTATCACAGGCTATGGATATCAATGCCCCAGCTGATGCCGCATCTTTATCAATAAATGATACAATGGGAATTTTGGATTCCAGAAAGCTTGTTCGGATATCATCAGCATCATTAACTGCCCCTCCATAGGTGTCCATATGAACAATGATCAATGCAGCCTTTTTCTCCACCGCATCTTCCATTGCCATTCTAACTTTCCTGTTCATTCTAGGATCTATATCATCCTTCATTTCAAACACATACACGGTCTTTAAAGAGTCCTTAGATTGTTCAGTTTGTCCCTGAACAAATGGAACCACAATAAAATTGACGAAAATATAGATGGATAAGCTAAACCAGAATTTCATTTTAAATACCTGTTTAATATTTCTGTATGAATATACCAATAAAAATGATCATCGCCCCTATTGGTATAAAATGGAGTTGCAATTGATAAAATAAATATCAAATTTGCATGATTATTAGAAATTTATTGTTAAAAACCGATAGTAAAATGAAGTGCTGGATATTGATTATAGGGATGATTGGCCTTGCTGTCCCATCTAAAGGAGCATTACTTGTGGATAGGGATTCTGTAGGAGTAGAAAAAATAGGAGGTAAATCCTATATTATTCACCAAGTAGATCCTCAAGAGACTTTATTTGGAATTTCAAGGAGATACAATACGCCTGTAAATGAAATCGTCCAAAACAATGATACTTTAAAGGATGGGCTAAAAATTGGGCAACGTATCAGGGTTCCCTATATTGAGAAACAGGCTATCCCTGAGGGTGCTAAAGTACACCATGTGACACCTGGAGAAACGCTTTTCTCAATTGCCAAGTCATATAATATTAGCATGGAAAAGCTAATGGAGGCCAATGCCCTGAAAGGCACTGATCTAAGCGTAGGCCAAGCGCTTATCATAGAAGGCATCGAGCAATTAGAAGCTCCTGTTGTAGAAAAGAAGGTAGAAAAACCTGTTGAAGCAACACCTCAAACAGTAGCCGTTGCCGCTGAAAAAATAAACACAAAGAAAAAACAGCCTAAGGAAAAGGTAGAAAAAGTTAAAACTGAAGAAGCTCCGGCCCCAGTGCCTGCCAGTCCATCTACTGCTCCTACTTCTCCTTCTGTATCCACTACAGGCAATTGGATATCCCATCAGGTAGTTCAAGGAGAAACTTTGTTTGCTATAGCCAGAAAGTACGAGGCAAACGTTGAAGACATCATTAAATGGAATGGGCTTTCTTCAAACAACTTATCTGTTGGACAAACCCTAAAAGTAGGTAGGGAAACCAATGCCAATATCCCAGTCACTCAATTGCCAGGAAATAACAAACCTAGTGCAGAGCTTACCAACTCTGAAAGTGCAACCCCTCCAACAAAGAACATCAGCACATCCACTGCTTTCAAAAACGTAACGGAAAGTGGTCAGGCGGAAGTTATCGAAGGAACTGGTAATCACAAAAAATTCTTGGTGCTTCACAGAAACGCTCCTGTAGGAACAATAATGAGAGTTAGAAATGAAGAAAATGATGTTACGGTATTTGCAAGAGTAGTTGGGGTGTTACCAGAAACTGGGGACAACAACAAACTATTGATAAAATTATCAAAAGCAGCTTTTGATCAATTAAAAGCCGTTAATTCACGCTTCAGAGTAGAAGTATCCTATTAAATTATATTTTCAAAAGCGCTTCAATTGCCTACTCATTCTGGCTAGATAAACGAGTGCCAAATAGCTGTAATTGAACACTGGTTTCACCCCGTTTGAAAACCTTTTATTTTGAATAATAAAATTAAAAAAAAGTTTATCATTAAGCCAAAGACAAAAAGGCCATGAACATAAAAAAGAATAAACCCGTAATCGGAATTAGTATAGGTGATATTAATGGAATTGGTGCGGAGGTGACAATGAAAGCTTTGTTGGACAACCGACTGCAAAAAATGATTACACCTGTGATCTATGGCCATGGCAAAGCCCTTACCTTTTATAGAAAAGCTTTGGAGCTAAACGATTTTAATTTCATTCAGGTCAAAAGCATTGAAGAAGTTCACCATAGAAAAATCAATGTAATCAATGTTGTACAGGAATCACCTGAGGTGATGCCTGGGGTAGAAACAAGAGATGCCGGCAGTATGGCCCTGGCTGCCATAGATCAAGCCATAGTAGACTTAAAAAGCGGTCAATTGGACGCCTTAGTCACTGCGCCACTCAACAAAAACAATATCAACAGTACTGAGACACCCTTTGTAGGGCATACTGAATATTTAACAAATGCTTTTGACACCAAGGAAAGCATGATGTTTATGGTGTCTGAAGACATGCGAATTGGATTAGTTACTGGTCACGTATCTTTAAAAGACATTGTAAATGGAGTAACCGAAAAAGCCATTCGGGCGAAGTTAAAAATCATGATTCGGTCTCTCAAGGAAAATTTTGGTATTACAAAACCTAAAATTGCGGTACTTGGCTTGAATCCACATGCTGGAGAAGATGGATTATTAGGAAATGAAGAACAGGAAATCATCCAACCTGTGGTTAAAAGCTTTAAAGAAGAAGGCGCCTTGGTTTTTGGCCCCTATCCCTCAGATGGTTTCTTTGGAATGATGCACCAAAAACGGTTTGATGGGGTTTTGGCCATGTACCATGACCAGGGTTTGATCCCGTTTAAAACATTGTGTTTTGATTCAGGGGTAAATTTCACCGCAGGGCTGCCGATTATCAGAACAAGTCCAGACCATGGAACAGCCTACAATATAGCTGGAAAAAATGACGCTGACCCCGGTTCTATGCGTTCTGCAATTTTTCTGGCACACGATATGATTAAGAGAAAAGAAAACTTAACTGCTACTTAATGAAATTATTAAAGGGTAGATTTTATTAATCAGAAATATTTTTCTAAATTTGCGGTCTTAATTCGAAAAATGAAATTCATAAGGAAATTCGATATTGACATTATCAGACTGAAAGAAGGCAGGCACAATTTCACCTTTGAAATTGATACCGAGTTCCTAGATCATTTTGAAAACAGTAGGGATATAGTAAACGATGTCGCTATTAAAGTAGAAATAGAGCTTGACAAAAGAATTAACTTAATTGAAGTTATTTTTAATTTGAAGGGAAAGGTAAATATAACCTGTGACAGAAGTCTTGAAAATTTCGATCATCCAACCGACTTGTCTCATAAGATAATATACAAGTACGGACAGGAGGAAGCTGAAATAGATGATGAGATCTATTTCATAACAAATGACACACAGAGCATCAATGTGATGCAATTGATCTATGAATTTATTTTGCTCGGAATCCCTGCAAAAAAAATTCACCCTGATCACCTGACAGAAGAAGATGAAGACGACGAAGATGAAGGTTGGATTGTCTATGAAGCAGGAGAAAGTGACTTGACAGAAGAACAAATAAAAGACGACCGAAACCCGTTTTGGAAAGCTTTGAAAAATTTAAAAAATAACGAATAATCTAAAAATTACATAGATATGGCACATCCTAAAAGGAAAATTTCCAAAACCAGAAGAGATAAAAGAAGGACACATTATAAATTAAATGCACCTGGTTTGGCTCAGTGTCCTACCACCGGGGAATTTCATTTACCCCACAGAGCATTCTGGCTTGACGGTAAACTGTATTATAAAGGACAGGTAATCATGGAAAAAGAGGTTTTAGCCTAAATTTCTTACATATTCCTGCGAAGCAGCCTGCTCTATTCTGGAGCAGGCTGCTTTTTTATAGACTATTGTCTGATATTTTATATTTTTCCCGCTTAACTTTCTCTGAGAATTTTTGTCGGATTATTTCCTGTACAGGTCTGTTTTCTATTTTACTTTCCAACCAAGAGATAATATCCAGGTATAAAAACGCCCTTTTTTCAAAGGGATGGTTCTCGTAGGCAAGTAATTTTTCTCGTAACTCTATAAATGCCCCTTTAAGCTCGTGATCATAAATCCGGCTAAGGTTACGAATAAAGTGCATCATTTCTTTTTGCACCTGATGCAAATCGTCCATTTTGATTAAAAACCTATAGACATTTCTAATCTGCCCATCCAACTTCTCATCAATCCCTGCCTCGTAGCTAGCTATTAGCTTAAGAATATGGGCAAAACACTGCAAATCTTCCCTTAATCCTATTTGGCTATTTTCAATCACCTGATCCAAGTACACAATAGCCCTTTCATTATCCCCACTTCCGAAATAAAGGCAGGCAATTTTATAATGCAGAACCATCAAATGATGCACATCTAGCTTTCGCTTCAAAGGTGCAATGTCTTTTAATAAATCAGGCACAATCTCTTTTACCCCCTTGGTAAAATCCCCTTTAAGAAAATAGAAGTTTATTAGATTGGAATAAAGGTAGAGAAATGACAGGATCTTACTGTTCCCATCCCATACAAAGTCCTTTTGTCGCAAGCTAAGTCTAAATTCCTCCAGCACCTTAGCGAACCGCTCATAATAGCCCATATAAAACAAGGTATCCAGCAAGTAATGATAAGCCTTCAAATAGCTTCCTGTGGCCACTTTGATCATTTGAGGTTCTGAATGAAAGAGATCTACCCAATGCTGGGCCGCCCTATAGCAAACCGGGAAATCCTGAATAATATGAAAATACCATACCTGGGCTTGGAATAGATACATTTTCTCATAAAACCCAAGCGTCATAAAATCATATACAGGCATGTTCTGCTTGTAAAAATTTTCCAGCATTTCCCTGCCTTCCTTATCTTTGATATAACCAGTCTTTAAATAAATCCCATACAGCTGCAAGGAAAGACTTGAAAACCTATTTTTAAGATCCACTTTTTTTGACAAGACAGCAGCCTCCTCACTTAGAATATCCGCCCTATTTTTAATGCTTCTCGTGATATGCTGGGATTCAATGACTTTTTCCATTTCCACAACCCTTAGCATTATCGTATCGAGGCCATATAAACTTGCCACCTGCTTGGCTTTTTCAAGGGTTTTCAAACCCTGCATATACAAGCCCTTATTAAACAAAATTCTTCCAAAATCAATTTGTTCATTCAGTTGCAACTCTATATTCCTATCGGCATACAAAAGACGTAAAGAGGTCAAAACCTGCTTGTACAAATGAGCTTTCATATTGGACAATTGCTTTTTTGTAACCGGTGCCTTTTCCAGCAGTTCCCGTTCGTTATAAGCCCCCATTTTATCCAATGCATCAAAAAGCAAAAGAAATTTAGCCCCTTCATTTGAGGCAAGCCGCTTAGCGAACAATTTAAAATTTCTTTTTTCGGAGGGAGAAAGACTGTTTATCAGGTCAAATAAAAAATCTTTTTTACTATTGGATATCATAATTTAAAAACACTTATAACACTCATTTTCAGGTGTTAATGATAAATTTTTTAACATTAGGCATCGGACATATAAAGTTAAATGAATTTATTGGCTAATTGGAAGGTTCTACTTTAGATTTTATTAAAATATTAAAACTATGGATGAGAATCACGTATTGATCTTTGACACCACCCTACGAGATGGGGAACAAGTGCCCGGATGTAAATTAAACACCCCTCAAAAAATTGAAATTGCACAACAACTGGAGGCTTTAGGTGTAGATGTGATCGAAGCAGGTTTTCCTATTTCTAGCCCTGGAGATTTTAATTCCGTTATTGAAATATCAAAAAATATTTCGGAACCCATTATATGTGGGCTTTCCAGGGGAGTAAAAAAAGACATTGAGGTGGCTGCTGATGCCCTAAGATTTGCACGGCGACCTAGAATACATACTGGTATAGGAACTTCTGACTACCACATCAAGCACAAATTCAATAGCAATAGGGAGAACATCATTGAATGGGCTTCTGGGGCTGTTGCTCATGCTAAAAGCTTTGTTGAAGATGTTGAATTCTATGCTGAGGATGCCGGCAGGACAGACAATGAATACCTTGCGAGAGTTTGTGAAGCTGTCATCAAGGCTGGAGCCACTGTGCTAAACATCCCAGATACCACCGGCTATTGCTTACCCGACGAATATGGCGCCAAAATCAAATATCTCGTTGACAATGTAAGAGGCATTGAAAACGTGATTATTTCAGCGCATTGCCACAATGACCTTGGGCTAGCCACAGCCAATTCCATTGCTGCTATAATGAATGGCGCAAGACAGATTGAATGTACCATCAATGGTATCGGTGAAAGAGCGGGAAACACTTCCTTGGAGGAGGTAACCATGATAATGAAGCAACACCCAAGACTAAACGTTACCAACAATATTAATTCCCGATTGCTTAATCCAATCAGTCGCTTGGTAGCCGACAAGATGGGAATGATGGTACAGCCTAATAAGGCCATCGTTGGTTCTAATGCATTTGCTCACTCTTCAGGAATACATCAGGACGGTGTAATTAAGAACAGAGAAACGTATGAGATCATTGATCCAATTGAAGTAGGTGTAGACGAATCAATGATTGTACTTACTGCCAGATCAGGCAGGGCAGCATTGGCTTATCGTGCGCACAAAGTAGGTCATACGCTTTCGAAGTTAGAATTAGACAAAGTCTATAATGTTTTCTTAAAACATGCTGACATGAAAAAAGAAATACTGGATGAAGACATTCACCAAATCATTTCAGAAGCTGTTTAACCCAAAAGAGGCAATAGGCTTTCTATTTCGTAGGGAAATCACTTTATGATGCTTCCGCCAATAACCTACCTGATTGCATACACTGAGGTTAAAATTTCAAATATTCATATAAATAAACAAAACGGAGGACCTACATCCTCCGTTTTGTTTTTACCTCTTCCCAAGACCGATCAAAAAAAAATGTTTGCTTCTACGCAGCTAATGGGCTAAATTATCCCAAGAAAAATAAAATCAACTTATTCCCCTATCTCGCATGAACAGTATTACTAAACTTTCATCTCACTGGCTGAAATTGGCCTTCACTATAATTCTGTTTGGATTTGGCTCCTTACAGCTAATTGCACAGCAATACGACCTCTTAATCAAAGGTGGTCATTTAATGGACCCTAAAAACAATATTGACGAGCCTATGGACATCGCAATAAAAGGGGACAAAATAGCTTTAGTACAGAAATCCATTTCATCAGATTTAGCCGCGGAGGTAATCGATGTAAAAGGATTGTATGTAAGTCCAGGACTTGTAGACATACACACCCATAATTTTTATGGTTTAGACCCTAAAGGACAATATAGCAGTGGCTACAGTGCCATTCATCCTGATGGATATACCTTCCCATTTGGTGTTACCACTGTTGTAGACACAGGAGGTTCAGGATGGCGCAATTTTGTGCAGTTTAAGGAACAGGTTATCGACAGGGTCCGCACAAGAGTATTGGTAATGCTTAATATCGTAGGTCATGGAATGAAGGGTTCTCTTTATGAACAAAACTTGGACGACATGGATCCAAAAATGACTGCATTGGTAGCCAAGCAATATCCTGATTATATCGTTGGGGTCAAAGTAGCCCATTATTCTGGCCATCAATGGGAACAGATTGACCGATTGGTAAAAGCCGGAGAATTGGCAGACATTCCGGTAATGGTAGATTTCGGCGGAGCAAACCCTCCTTTATCTTTAGAAACCCTCTTTATGGAAAAACTTCGTCCGGGTGACATCTACACACATATCTTTGGTGGTGGCGTTCCTTCTAGACAAGCCTTGGTAGATGACAATGGAAAATTACGTCCATTTATTAAAGCAGCACAAGAAAGGGGTGTTATCTATGATGTGGGACATGGTGGATCCAGTTTTTCCTTCAAACATGCTATCCCTGCTATTGAGCAAGGCATCAAACCCAACACAATTAGCACAGACAGTCACTTGAGCAGTATCATGAGTGGCATGAAAAACATGAACAATGTCATGTCCAAATTTCTCAACATAGGCATGAACCTTCAAGAGGTGGTTGCTGCTTCTACCTGGACACCTGCTCAGGTAATCAAGCGAACAGAATTAGGCCACTTAAGCCCAGGAGCCATTGCTGATATTGCTGTATTCAATGTACTTGAAGGTGACTTCGGCTTCACTGAAAAAACTGGCATTGGTAAAATGATGGGCAAATACAAAATTGAGAATGAGTTAACCGTTCGTTCTGGCAAAGTAGTTTGGGACCTGAACGGACTTACTGCACCAATGTGGAACGAATAAAAGCGAACTGATTTATGAAAAGGAGACATTTTTTCCAAAATGCCGGAGCACTATCTGCGGGGTTAGCGCTTGGCGTAAGTGATGGTTTATTGGCTGCTCAACCAAAAGCAGACTACAATAAAAACCCATTTATAATTGGTGTCAACGGACATAAAATCACCTATAATATCCCTGATCTTAGCCAAAAGGTAAAGATCATGCATGTCACTGATACCCATTTATGGAAAGATGACGAAAGGGGCGTAAAATACAAAGAATACAGTGGCCGCATGGCTAAAGCATACAATGAAACAAAGCATTTTCTTACCGGGAATCCCACGCACCCTGAAGAAGCTTTTGAAGCTACTCTTGAAATCGCCAAGCAGGAGAAAGCAGATGCCATCACGCTGACGGGAGACTTATTTAGTTTCCCGTCAGAAGCGGCCATAGAGTGGGCATTGGATCGGCTGGAAAAAATAGGCATCCCCTACTTCTATTCCAGTGGAAACCATGACTGGCACTATGAAGGAATGAAGGGAAGCTTGCACGAACTAAGAGAAACATGGATTAATAAACGGCTGCTTCCTTTATACAAAGGCAGAAACCCGCTGATGTATTCTGTTGAAGTTAAAGGTGTTAATCTGGTAAATATTGACAATAGCTATTATGAAATACTTCCGGAGCAACTTGAGTTTTATAAAGCAGAAGTAAAAAAAGGAAAGCCCACCCTTCTAATGATGCATATCCCTTTATATGCACCAGGAAGAAGCTTGGGATATGGCTGTGGGCATCCTGATTATAATGCCAAAAATGACAGGAATTTTGAAATTGAACGTAGGCAACGCTGGCCAGAAAATGGGCATAGTAAAACCACCATGGAATTTCATAGAGAGGTATTCAATACAAAAAACCTTTTAGGTGTTTTGGCAGGACATATCCACAAACAAACCATAGACTGGGCCAATGGTATCCCTCAATTCCTAACCAGCCCTAATGCGTCAGGAGGATACTTAGAAATAGACTTGTTGCCTATGGACAAGTCAGTCCAATCAAAATTTATCTAAAAAAACAGAATCACTGCCCGTTTAAAATTTAGACCGGATCAGTTCTTCGTCAAATCCTGCCTGCATGCTACCGTCCTCAAACACAAGAATTGGACGTTTAATCATGCTGCTTTTTTCTTGAAGAATAGGAATTGCAGTTTCTATACTTTCCAAAGCTGCTTTGTCACTTTCTTCCAGCTTTCTAAAAGTGGTACCTTTTCGATTGACCACAGTATTCAAACCCAGGCTGTCAATAAAACTTTCCAAAAGCCCTTTATCTGGTTTTTGCTTTTTATAATCGATAAAGTCATATTCCTTCCCTAAGGTTTCAAACAAGGTGAAGGTCTTTTTCATCGTATTGCAATTTTTGATACCATAAATCTTTACACTCATGCTATTTTTATTTTTTGGTCAAAGCCTTTCCAACTAATGGTTAAAATGGCTACTTGATTAAACTCAGGCTATTACAAATTCTTCTGCCCTTTAGGATTTAAAATTACCTTATTTTGTCCAAATATGTGCCAATAATTAAGATTAACAGGTTTAAAAAGCCGTAAAAATTGTACAGGGATTCGCTTTAACTGAAACTGGAATCATAGGGTTTCACCTAGGCTAGCTTGCTCCCCAATTCACCCCTTTTGTACTAATCCAGTAATAAAGAAAAATAAAACCATTCTTATTTTCAATTACAAACACGGCAATAACCCTTTATCAAAAATGAATTGGTTATTAATTAGTATTAAATAAATTTTACCAATAAAACACCGAAGGAATTCACGTGTACCCATTTAGCCCAAAAAATCATACATTTGAGGAATGAGTTCAAATGTAATGAAACGCTTTAGTCCGGGGGCATTCCATTATCAACAGCCAATTCCCCCATTTAATAAACCACTTATTTAACATGAAATTAAAAATAGCAGTCTTCCTGGCTTTAATGCTAGCCATAGGCCAACCTGGCACAGCTCAAGAAGCTCGGGTTACACAACAAGCAACCGTATTTGAGACCTATCCTTTCTCAGATCCTAACCCAGTTCCTTCATTGGCCTACAAGCCGAACATTTACCCCTACTTCACTTTTGATGGCTATAGTGTAAAGTCTCAGAATAAAGAATGGAACCTTATTACACTCGAAAATGAATTCCTGAAAGTCACGGTAATGCCAGAAATAGGTGGCAGAATCTGGGGTGCAATAGAAAAATCAACTTCAGAAGATTTTATTTATGAAAATGAGGTCGTGAAATTTAGAAACATTGCCATGCGTGGTCCCTGGACCTCAGGAGGCATAGAATTTAATTTCGGCATCATTGGTCATTCTCCAGCTACGGCCAGTCCTGTGGATTATATTTATTACACAAATGAAGATGGTAGTGTGACCTGCGTAGTAGGTACCATTGACCTTCCTTCAAGGACCCAATGGAGAGTAAAAATCAACTTACCTAAGGACAAAGCCTATTTTGAAACGGATGCCACTTGGTACAATCCTGAACCATTAAGACAGCCTTATTACAACTGGATGACAGCAGCAGCTCATGTGGCAAATGACCAAGAGTTTTATTATCCCGGTCACATCGCCTTACAACATAGCGGAGAAGTAAAAGACTGGCCAGTACAAGATGGGATTGAAATCAATCTATATAAAAACAATAATTTTGGTGGAGCCAAATCCCAACATATTGCCGGATCCTATTTAAATCATTTCGGAGGTTATTTTCACGACAAAGGAATAGGTTTTGGACATTTTTCCACCTACGACGACAGCCCTGGAAAGAAACTATGGTTATGGGCTTTATCAAGAAATGGAGGGATTTGGGAAGACTTATTGACAGATAAGAACGGTCAATATATGGAATTTCAGGCTGGAAGAATGCTGAACCAGTTTTCCCCATCAAAAAATGTGGAAACTCCACTTACCAAAGCAGGCTTTGCCCCTTATACTATAGATCAATGGTCAAACTTTTGGTTCCCCGTTAAACAAATAGGAGGCATTAGCAATGTGTCCAAAAAAGGTGTGATTCATCTAGAGAAAACAAACAATTTGGTAAAATTGGGATTCAACCCTTTCCAAAAAGTTGACGGGTCAATAGACATAAAAATCAATGGGAGTAGTTCTCAATCTATTCCTGTTAAGGGAAATGCCATGGACGTAATCTCCCATGAAATCCAAGTGGACACCCCCATCAAGGAGCTTGTGGTATCTTTTGAAGGTGAACAATTGTACAAATGGTCTGAAACGGATGACATGAAACTCATCAGGCCTTTTGACAAGGTAAATGCACCTAAACAATCTCCAAACCAAAAATTGTATTTCGAAGCCAGGCAATATTATTACAGCCGAAATTACAAAAAGGCAAAAGCTACCTATGAAGAGCTACTAGAAAATGACCCCGGACATCAACAAGGAAGGATAGATTATGCTGAACTTCTGTTGCGTTTTACTCAATATGATGAGGCCTTAGAGAACATTTATAAGGCTTTGTCTGCTGATTATTTTGACCATCAGGCGAATTTTGTAGCCGGAAGTATTTATTTAGCAAAAGGGCAAACCACACAAGCCCTTGAAGCTTATGGCTGGGCCGCTAGGTCAATGGAGTTCCGTTCCTCCGCTTACACCATCATGTCTGAGATTTACCTTTCAGAAGGGCAACTTTCCTTGGCTAAAGACTATGCGAAAAAAGCACTTAAAAACAACACCGACAATATAATGGCACTACAGGCTTTGGCGGTAATCCAAAGACTTCAAGGTGAAAAAGATTTGGCAAAAGCAACATTGGATAAACTTTGGGAAATTGACCCATTGAATCACTTTATTCGATTTGAGCGGTACCTAATGGATAAAACGCCTGCCTCATTGGATGAATTCAAAAAAGTAATAAACAATGAATTCCCTTATCAAACTTACTTGGAGCTAGCTGCTGTCTATAAAAAGTACGGACTAAAAGAAAACGCTGTAGAATTATTACAAAACAGTCCCCCTCATGCATTGGTATACTTATGGATAGCGAGCATGGATCCAGCGCAAAAAGAAGCCCAACTGGAGAAAATGATCGCTCAACCTACTGAGTTTGTCCTACCCTTCAGAAAAGAAACTTTACCTATGCTTAAATGGGCTCAATCTGAAGTGACTTCATGGAAAATTGACTATTACCTGGCTCTCAACCTTATGGCCCTGGGACAGGAGGATGAAGGAAGACAAATATTAAAAACAATAAACCAGTCTGCGGATGAAGCTTCTTTTTACTTGAGTAGAGCACTCCTTCTGGATAAATATGAAAGCCAAGAGAACAATCTGAAAGACCTCGAAAGGGCACTTGAATTGGACAAAGAACAATGGAGAACCTATTTTCAAATTTCCAAATACCATAATAAATCCGGAGATCAACAAAAGGCAATGGCTGTTCTAAAAGAAGCAACAAAAGCCTTTCCTGGCAACTATGTACTGGAGATGGAAATGATTAAACTCCTCAACACAAATGGAGATTATAAAGTAGCCATGAACCTCTTGGATAAAATTCAGGTCTTGCCTCATGAGGGTGCTGGAGGAGGAAGAACCCTTTACGAAAGCGTCTACTTGAATGCTGCACTTCAAGACATTCAGTCAAAAAAATGGAATGCTGCAGCAAGTAAAATTGAAAAATCAAGAATATGGCCAGAAAACCTAGGTGTAGGAAAACCTTTCGACCCAAGAGAGATTCTCCAAGATTACTTGGCTGCTGCGGTAAACAAAGCTAAAAATAATCGACCGCAATTCTCAAAATACCTGGAAGCTGTAATTTCTCAAGGAGACCAACTAAATAGCAACAGCAAAGAGCAAGCCCTTGTTGTTTTGGCCTTGAAGCACTCTGGCCAGGAGGATGCTGCTGAAAAATTGATAGACAAAATTAAAAA
Protein-coding sequences here:
- a CDS encoding DUF5107 domain-containing protein, coding for MKLKIAVFLALMLAIGQPGTAQEARVTQQATVFETYPFSDPNPVPSLAYKPNIYPYFTFDGYSVKSQNKEWNLITLENEFLKVTVMPEIGGRIWGAIEKSTSEDFIYENEVVKFRNIAMRGPWTSGGIEFNFGIIGHSPATASPVDYIYYTNEDGSVTCVVGTIDLPSRTQWRVKINLPKDKAYFETDATWYNPEPLRQPYYNWMTAAAHVANDQEFYYPGHIALQHSGEVKDWPVQDGIEINLYKNNNFGGAKSQHIAGSYLNHFGGYFHDKGIGFGHFSTYDDSPGKKLWLWALSRNGGIWEDLLTDKNGQYMEFQAGRMLNQFSPSKNVETPLTKAGFAPYTIDQWSNFWFPVKQIGGISNVSKKGVIHLEKTNNLVKLGFNPFQKVDGSIDIKINGSSSQSIPVKGNAMDVISHEIQVDTPIKELVVSFEGEQLYKWSETDDMKLIRPFDKVNAPKQSPNQKLYFEARQYYYSRNYKKAKATYEELLENDPGHQQGRIDYAELLLRFTQYDEALENIYKALSADYFDHQANFVAGSIYLAKGQTTQALEAYGWAARSMEFRSSAYTIMSEIYLSEGQLSLAKDYAKKALKNNTDNIMALQALAVIQRLQGEKDLAKATLDKLWEIDPLNHFIRFERYLMDKTPASLDEFKKVINNEFPYQTYLELAAVYKKYGLKENAVELLQNSPPHALVYLWIASMDPAQKEAQLEKMIAQPTEFVLPFRKETLPMLKWAQSEVTSWKIDYYLALNLMALGQEDEGRQILKTINQSADEASFYLSRALLLDKYESQENNLKDLERALELDKEQWRTYFQISKYHNKSGDQQKAMAVLKEATKAFPGNYVLEMEMIKLLNTNGDYKVAMNLLDKIQVLPHEGAGGGRTLYESVYLNAALQDIQSKKWNAAASKIEKSRIWPENLGVGKPFDPREILQDYLAAAVNKAKNNRPQFSKYLEAVISQGDQLNSNSKEQALVVLALKHSGQEDAAEKLIDKIKKEGSPSVVANIEQLLDLAENRGTGTSQDLKDNDIVQKIIETTKSILK
- a CDS encoding amidohydrolase/deacetylase family metallohydrolase; protein product: MNSITKLSSHWLKLAFTIILFGFGSLQLIAQQYDLLIKGGHLMDPKNNIDEPMDIAIKGDKIALVQKSISSDLAAEVIDVKGLYVSPGLVDIHTHNFYGLDPKGQYSSGYSAIHPDGYTFPFGVTTVVDTGGSGWRNFVQFKEQVIDRVRTRVLVMLNIVGHGMKGSLYEQNLDDMDPKMTALVAKQYPDYIVGVKVAHYSGHQWEQIDRLVKAGELADIPVMVDFGGANPPLSLETLFMEKLRPGDIYTHIFGGGVPSRQALVDDNGKLRPFIKAAQERGVIYDVGHGGSSFSFKHAIPAIEQGIKPNTISTDSHLSSIMSGMKNMNNVMSKFLNIGMNLQEVVAASTWTPAQVIKRTELGHLSPGAIADIAVFNVLEGDFGFTEKTGIGKMMGKYKIENELTVRSGKVVWDLNGLTAPMWNE
- a CDS encoding Spx/MgsR family RNA polymerase-binding regulatory protein, which encodes MSVKIYGIKNCNTMKKTFTLFETLGKEYDFIDYKKQKPDKGLLESFIDSLGLNTVVNRKGTTFRKLEESDKAALESIETAIPILQEKSSMIKRPILVFEDGSMQAGFDEELIRSKF
- a CDS encoding metallophosphoesterase family protein yields the protein MKRRHFFQNAGALSAGLALGVSDGLLAAQPKADYNKNPFIIGVNGHKITYNIPDLSQKVKIMHVTDTHLWKDDERGVKYKEYSGRMAKAYNETKHFLTGNPTHPEEAFEATLEIAKQEKADAITLTGDLFSFPSEAAIEWALDRLEKIGIPYFYSSGNHDWHYEGMKGSLHELRETWINKRLLPLYKGRNPLMYSVEVKGVNLVNIDNSYYEILPEQLEFYKAEVKKGKPTLLMMHIPLYAPGRSLGYGCGHPDYNAKNDRNFEIERRQRWPENGHSKTTMEFHREVFNTKNLLGVLAGHIHKQTIDWANGIPQFLTSPNASGGYLEIDLLPMDKSVQSKFI